In the genome of Pelobacter seleniigenes DSM 18267, one region contains:
- the grpE gene encoding nucleotide exchange factor GrpE produces the protein MGKNTEQQEPENIQEAPEQEETPGAAEELSLEEQLRNELSQALEETKAHQEQYLRTLADMENLRKRTQREKEDLAKFANENILREILPVIDNLERAVEHADQGNTSDGLLEGVQMTLNQFSQVLSRFGVAPIEAMGQPFDPALHQAMGQLESADQPVNTVVQQMQKGYQLNDRLLRPAFVMVAKAPTAPAEAETKQQEESDNDE, from the coding sequence GTGGGCAAGAATACCGAACAGCAGGAGCCGGAGAACATTCAGGAAGCTCCGGAGCAAGAAGAAACCCCTGGAGCCGCTGAGGAACTGTCGCTGGAAGAACAGTTGCGCAACGAACTCTCGCAGGCGCTGGAAGAAACCAAGGCGCACCAGGAACAATATTTACGGACCCTCGCTGATATGGAAAACCTGCGCAAAAGGACTCAGCGGGAAAAAGAGGACCTGGCTAAATTTGCCAACGAAAACATCTTACGCGAAATTCTACCTGTTATTGATAATCTTGAAAGAGCGGTGGAACACGCCGATCAGGGCAACACCAGCGACGGCCTGTTGGAAGGGGTCCAGATGACCTTGAATCAGTTCAGTCAGGTCCTCAGCAGGTTCGGAGTCGCTCCCATCGAAGCCATGGGGCAGCCGTTTGATCCGGCCCTGCACCAAGCCATGGGGCAGCTCGAATCCGCTGATCAGCCGGTCAATACCGTTGTCCAGCAGATGCAGAAGGGTTATCAACTCAACGACCGTCTGTTACGGCCGGCTTTTGTCATGGTGGCAAAAGCGCCGACCGCACCGGCAGAAGCTGAAACCAAACAACAGGAAGAATCAGACAACGACGAGTAG
- the hrcA gene encoding heat-inducible transcriptional repressor HrcA, translating into MADELNERSQNILEAIVEDYIASAEPVGSRAITRRHSFNLSPASVRNVMADLEEMGLLCSPHTSAGRIPTAKGFQYYIDTLLQVRDLSQQEKSKLRKSYRFSGMKLEDIMQEVGRVLSGLSKYTGLVMAPKFSSTVFRQIEFVRLSKGRLLVIYVSESGLVQNKVIDADPTLTDRHLEQIGNYLNRELNGLSIQEVRAKLSQELKEDRILYDQLKKQALSLSCAALQDEVENQIFVSGASLMLEQPEFASPQQMKRLIQTLESKKLLIELLDRSQSAQGVQIFIGSENTNINLDGYSLISSNFSSQKGAIGTLGVIGPVRMDYSQVIPIVDFTAQLVSRMLEREIE; encoded by the coding sequence ATGGCTGATGAGCTGAATGAACGCAGCCAGAATATCCTGGAAGCAATTGTTGAGGATTACATTGCCTCGGCTGAGCCGGTTGGCAGCCGGGCGATAACCCGCCGCCACAGTTTTAACCTGTCGCCGGCATCTGTGCGTAATGTCATGGCCGATCTCGAAGAGATGGGCCTGCTCTGCTCTCCCCATACCTCGGCGGGCCGAATCCCCACAGCCAAAGGATTCCAATACTATATCGATACTCTGCTCCAGGTTCGTGACCTCTCCCAGCAGGAGAAATCCAAACTTCGCAAAAGCTATCGCTTCAGCGGCATGAAGCTGGAAGATATCATGCAGGAGGTCGGCAGGGTTCTGTCCGGCCTTTCCAAATATACCGGGCTGGTCATGGCGCCCAAGTTTTCCTCGACGGTTTTTCGGCAGATCGAATTCGTCCGGCTCTCCAAGGGCCGGCTGCTGGTGATTTATGTTTCCGAGTCGGGCCTGGTGCAGAACAAGGTCATCGATGCGGATCCGACCCTGACCGACCGGCATCTCGAACAGATCGGCAATTACCTGAACCGGGAACTGAACGGCCTCTCCATCCAGGAGGTCCGCGCCAAGTTGAGTCAGGAGCTCAAAGAAGACCGGATTCTCTATGATCAGCTGAAGAAGCAAGCCCTGAGCCTGTCCTGTGCGGCACTGCAGGATGAAGTCGAGAATCAGATTTTTGTTTCCGGAGCTTCGCTGATGCTGGAGCAGCCGGAATTTGCATCACCGCAACAGATGAAACGGCTGATCCAGACCCTGGAGAGTAAAAAGCTGCTTATCGAACTCCTTGATCGCAGCCAGTCCGCCCAGGGGGTACAGATTTTTATCGGCAGTGAAAACACCAATATCAACCTGGACGGCTATAGCTTGATTTCATCGAACTTTTCCAGTCAGAAAGGCGCGATCGGTACCCTGGGTGTCATCGGACCGGTGCGCATGGATTATTCACAAGTGATTCCAATTGTCGATTTCACCGCTCAGCTGGTCAGTCGCATGTTGGAACGGGAAATTGAATAA